A genome region from Bemisia tabaci chromosome 3, PGI_BMITA_v3 includes the following:
- the LOC109032929 gene encoding uncharacterized protein isoform X2: MPSYTSDKCIIKEEGMNIKTGNFEAKHVNDSSGTFKNECSAQLVDVHENSGSYIKSTQNIVSEKSSVEECFATKQKAIFSSVRDTVNTTCNQNYFPIEKKEFKIETETFLDDETNFSSQTGGPKDLSSCTSENTGYSFASGKPLMQSESDFFEINRSTFCPKSGNIHEYGCKQYLNSGIHQDSSHQESSQRNPCCKSLVAKKKSNKINFTGISSIKTMTTAKLKKNWANKTNPHRKATKPIALLKKWVSPDCRTCRRCDTSFESAEACLQHVEKHKMDKFFCKVCPLSFLEEDPYKKHLKTHACTQFTCQQCHAMFWSRRGLTAHSSKNCASFKCSLCQSHFILRNSFEAHLIDAHFGKPIENELPCPRCNRCFIDPVLLHDHLIGQHCVIHRCHLCPSEFVDIILIWHHRDVMHRGSKVFHCPYCFDVFYEKELWMAHVPLHNDMYVCTECSANFDTEKKLTQHKREECLFRLRLCLYCDAKFKTETELLDHISQLHNTISDRNGDFFRRLHFRDNYPVHGKTNALLDVEQCVLKDKNTDNHEQNLKPSSNNEPTPLIQWAMHERQVRLKKNKRKNEQKLMQMVESLILGNPVRVLTEDREATSKKRPRKLPSTWELKCFKQFSPKRRDKMKLKKKAQKIVATMVSNNADRRQAVTFVNVEGNSVSSCVQETGASDPSKLIKQEENEPDKGFECEQFGNHFIFGNMDAYDPIAQKEYESSRNFQHDQYGKMTPNCTENSPSAATKPMNIEPFDGFHHEQ, from the exons ATGCCTAGCTACACTTCAGATAAAT gtattaTCAAAGAAGAAGGAATGAATATCAAAACTGGGAACTTTGAAGCAAAACATGTTAATGACTCATCAGGCACATTCAAGAATGAATGCTCTGCTCAGCTGGTGGATGTTCATGAAAACTCAGGTTCTTATATAAAATCTACTCAAAATATCGTATCAGAAAAATCTTCTGTAGAAGAATGTTTTGCCACAAAACAAAAGGCAATTTTTTCGTCAGTCAGAGATACTGTCAATACGACTTGCAACCAAAATTATTTcccaattgaaaaaaaggaatttaaaatagAGACCGAAACGTTTTTAGATGATGAGACAAATTTCTCATCACAAACTGGAGGACCAAAAGATTTGTCTTCCTGTACTTCAGAGAATACAGGATATTCTTTTGCCTCAGGAAAACCCCTTATGCaatctgaatctgattttttcgAAATCAACAGGAGTACATTTTGTCCTAAGTCAGGAAACATACACGAATATGGCTGTAAACAATATCTGAACAGTGGCATCCATCAAGATTCATCCCATCAAGAAAGTTCACAAAGGAACCCCTGTTGCAAATCTCTTGTTGCCAAGAAAAagtcaaataaaattaattttactggAATTAGTTCTATTAAAACGATGACGACAGctaaactgaagaaaaattggGCGAACAAAACCAACCCACATCGTAAAGCAACAAAGCCAATTGCTCTGCTGAAAAAGTGGGTTTCACCAGATTGCCGCACTTGTAGACGCTGTGACACCTCTTTTGAGTCAGCAGAGGCCTGTTTACAGCATGTAGAAAAGCATAAGATGgacaaatttttttgtaaagtatGCCCGCTCTCATTCTTAGAAGAAGATCCATACAAAAAACATCTAAAAACACATGCTTGTACTCAGTTTACTTGTCAGCAATGTCATGCGATGTTCTGGTCTCGAAGAGGACTTACTGCCCACTCATCAAAAAATTGTGCATCCTTTAAGTGCTCACTCTGTCAAAGTCATTTCATCCTAAGAAATTCTTTCGAAGCCCACCTGATAGACGCGCATTTCGGAAAGCCCATTGAGAATGAACTGCCTTGTCCACGCTGCAATCGCTGTTTTATTGATCCAGTTCTGCTCCATGACCACTTGATAGGACAACACTGTGTCATTCATAGATGTCATCTGTGTCCATCAGAATTCGTTGATATTATTCTTATTTGGCATCACAGAGATGTTATGCACCGAGGTAGTAAAGTTTTTCATTGCCCATACTGTTTTgatgttttctatgaaaaagAGTTGTGGATGGCACATGTTCCACTTCACAATGATATGTATGTCTGCACTGAGTGCTCAGCTAATtttgacacggaaaaaaaattgactcaacaCAAAAGAGAAGAGTGTTTGTTCAGACTCCGTCTTTGTCTTTATTGTGATGCTAAATTTAAAACTGAAACGGAGTTGCTGGATCACATCAGTCAACTCCATAACACTATCTCAGACAGAAATGGTGACTTTTTTCGAAGGTTACATTTCAGAGACAATTATCCTGTTCATGGAAAGACTAATGCTTTGCTAGATGTTGAGCAATGTGTTCTCAAAGATAAGAATACTGACAATCATGAACAGAATCTAAAGCCGTCTTCAAACAATGAGCCAACTCCATTAATCCAATGGGCGATGCATGAACGACAGGTgcggttgaaaaaaaataaacgaaaaaacgAACAGAAATTAATGCAAATGGTCGAATCTTTAATACTTGGAAATCCTGTCAGAGTATTAACTGAGGACCGAGAGGCTACTTCGAAGAAACGTCCTCGAAAACTTCCGTCAACGTGGGAACTTAAATGCTTTAAGCAATTTAGTCCGAAACGCCGTGATAAGATGAAGCTTAAAAAGAAGGCACAAAAAATTGTTGCAACAATGGTTTCAAATAATGCTGACAGGAGACAAGCTGTCACTTTTGTGAATGTAGAAGGAAACAGTGTCAGTTCATGTGTCCAGGAAACTGGAGCATCAGACCCGAGCAAACTCATTAAGcaagaagaaaatgaaccaGACAAAGGCTTCGAGTGTGAGCAGTT
- the LOC109032929 gene encoding uncharacterized protein isoform X1 — translation MEQVRRQEQDSEASSSIANGTMQGSSYEQSLDGEDNTLVKTEPNSAMGDAAIEGIKIKEEFIPEEQEAEESPSFILPIGADHIKQEAEDIETPSIEVTSVTSPANLDAFKSNLQHAGIIKEEGMNIKTGNFEAKHVNDSSGTFKNECSAQLVDVHENSGSYIKSTQNIVSEKSSVEECFATKQKAIFSSVRDTVNTTCNQNYFPIEKKEFKIETETFLDDETNFSSQTGGPKDLSSCTSENTGYSFASGKPLMQSESDFFEINRSTFCPKSGNIHEYGCKQYLNSGIHQDSSHQESSQRNPCCKSLVAKKKSNKINFTGISSIKTMTTAKLKKNWANKTNPHRKATKPIALLKKWVSPDCRTCRRCDTSFESAEACLQHVEKHKMDKFFCKVCPLSFLEEDPYKKHLKTHACTQFTCQQCHAMFWSRRGLTAHSSKNCASFKCSLCQSHFILRNSFEAHLIDAHFGKPIENELPCPRCNRCFIDPVLLHDHLIGQHCVIHRCHLCPSEFVDIILIWHHRDVMHRGSKVFHCPYCFDVFYEKELWMAHVPLHNDMYVCTECSANFDTEKKLTQHKREECLFRLRLCLYCDAKFKTETELLDHISQLHNTISDRNGDFFRRLHFRDNYPVHGKTNALLDVEQCVLKDKNTDNHEQNLKPSSNNEPTPLIQWAMHERQVRLKKNKRKNEQKLMQMVESLILGNPVRVLTEDREATSKKRPRKLPSTWELKCFKQFSPKRRDKMKLKKKAQKIVATMVSNNADRRQAVTFVNVEGNSVSSCVQETGASDPSKLIKQEENEPDKGFECEQFGNHFIFGNMDAYDPIAQKEYESSRNFQHDQYGKMTPNCTENSPSAATKPMNIEPFDGFHHEQ, via the exons ATGGAGCAAGTGAGAAGACAAGAGCAAGACTCTGAAGCAAGCAGTTCTATTGCTAATGGTACAATGCAAGGCTCTTCGTATGAGCAATCTTTGGATGGTGAAGACAACACGCTGGTGAAAACCGAGCCAAATTCTGCCATGGGGGATGCTGCGATCGAAGGGATCAAAATAAAAGAGGAATTCATCCCAGAAGAACAAGAAGCTGAAGAGAGCCCCTCTTTCATTTTGCCTATAG GAGCTGACCATATCAAGCAAGAGGCAGAAGACATAGAAACTCCAAGTATTGAAGTTACAAGTGTCACTAGCCCAGCAAACCTTGATGCCTTTAAATCCAATTTGCAGCATGCAG gtattaTCAAAGAAGAAGGAATGAATATCAAAACTGGGAACTTTGAAGCAAAACATGTTAATGACTCATCAGGCACATTCAAGAATGAATGCTCTGCTCAGCTGGTGGATGTTCATGAAAACTCAGGTTCTTATATAAAATCTACTCAAAATATCGTATCAGAAAAATCTTCTGTAGAAGAATGTTTTGCCACAAAACAAAAGGCAATTTTTTCGTCAGTCAGAGATACTGTCAATACGACTTGCAACCAAAATTATTTcccaattgaaaaaaaggaatttaaaatagAGACCGAAACGTTTTTAGATGATGAGACAAATTTCTCATCACAAACTGGAGGACCAAAAGATTTGTCTTCCTGTACTTCAGAGAATACAGGATATTCTTTTGCCTCAGGAAAACCCCTTATGCaatctgaatctgattttttcgAAATCAACAGGAGTACATTTTGTCCTAAGTCAGGAAACATACACGAATATGGCTGTAAACAATATCTGAACAGTGGCATCCATCAAGATTCATCCCATCAAGAAAGTTCACAAAGGAACCCCTGTTGCAAATCTCTTGTTGCCAAGAAAAagtcaaataaaattaattttactggAATTAGTTCTATTAAAACGATGACGACAGctaaactgaagaaaaattggGCGAACAAAACCAACCCACATCGTAAAGCAACAAAGCCAATTGCTCTGCTGAAAAAGTGGGTTTCACCAGATTGCCGCACTTGTAGACGCTGTGACACCTCTTTTGAGTCAGCAGAGGCCTGTTTACAGCATGTAGAAAAGCATAAGATGgacaaatttttttgtaaagtatGCCCGCTCTCATTCTTAGAAGAAGATCCATACAAAAAACATCTAAAAACACATGCTTGTACTCAGTTTACTTGTCAGCAATGTCATGCGATGTTCTGGTCTCGAAGAGGACTTACTGCCCACTCATCAAAAAATTGTGCATCCTTTAAGTGCTCACTCTGTCAAAGTCATTTCATCCTAAGAAATTCTTTCGAAGCCCACCTGATAGACGCGCATTTCGGAAAGCCCATTGAGAATGAACTGCCTTGTCCACGCTGCAATCGCTGTTTTATTGATCCAGTTCTGCTCCATGACCACTTGATAGGACAACACTGTGTCATTCATAGATGTCATCTGTGTCCATCAGAATTCGTTGATATTATTCTTATTTGGCATCACAGAGATGTTATGCACCGAGGTAGTAAAGTTTTTCATTGCCCATACTGTTTTgatgttttctatgaaaaagAGTTGTGGATGGCACATGTTCCACTTCACAATGATATGTATGTCTGCACTGAGTGCTCAGCTAATtttgacacggaaaaaaaattgactcaacaCAAAAGAGAAGAGTGTTTGTTCAGACTCCGTCTTTGTCTTTATTGTGATGCTAAATTTAAAACTGAAACGGAGTTGCTGGATCACATCAGTCAACTCCATAACACTATCTCAGACAGAAATGGTGACTTTTTTCGAAGGTTACATTTCAGAGACAATTATCCTGTTCATGGAAAGACTAATGCTTTGCTAGATGTTGAGCAATGTGTTCTCAAAGATAAGAATACTGACAATCATGAACAGAATCTAAAGCCGTCTTCAAACAATGAGCCAACTCCATTAATCCAATGGGCGATGCATGAACGACAGGTgcggttgaaaaaaaataaacgaaaaaacgAACAGAAATTAATGCAAATGGTCGAATCTTTAATACTTGGAAATCCTGTCAGAGTATTAACTGAGGACCGAGAGGCTACTTCGAAGAAACGTCCTCGAAAACTTCCGTCAACGTGGGAACTTAAATGCTTTAAGCAATTTAGTCCGAAACGCCGTGATAAGATGAAGCTTAAAAAGAAGGCACAAAAAATTGTTGCAACAATGGTTTCAAATAATGCTGACAGGAGACAAGCTGTCACTTTTGTGAATGTAGAAGGAAACAGTGTCAGTTCATGTGTCCAGGAAACTGGAGCATCAGACCCGAGCAAACTCATTAAGcaagaagaaaatgaaccaGACAAAGGCTTCGAGTGTGAGCAGTT
- the LOC109032929 gene encoding uncharacterized protein isoform X3: MNIKTGNFEAKHVNDSSGTFKNECSAQLVDVHENSGSYIKSTQNIVSEKSSVEECFATKQKAIFSSVRDTVNTTCNQNYFPIEKKEFKIETETFLDDETNFSSQTGGPKDLSSCTSENTGYSFASGKPLMQSESDFFEINRSTFCPKSGNIHEYGCKQYLNSGIHQDSSHQESSQRNPCCKSLVAKKKSNKINFTGISSIKTMTTAKLKKNWANKTNPHRKATKPIALLKKWVSPDCRTCRRCDTSFESAEACLQHVEKHKMDKFFCKVCPLSFLEEDPYKKHLKTHACTQFTCQQCHAMFWSRRGLTAHSSKNCASFKCSLCQSHFILRNSFEAHLIDAHFGKPIENELPCPRCNRCFIDPVLLHDHLIGQHCVIHRCHLCPSEFVDIILIWHHRDVMHRGSKVFHCPYCFDVFYEKELWMAHVPLHNDMYVCTECSANFDTEKKLTQHKREECLFRLRLCLYCDAKFKTETELLDHISQLHNTISDRNGDFFRRLHFRDNYPVHGKTNALLDVEQCVLKDKNTDNHEQNLKPSSNNEPTPLIQWAMHERQVRLKKNKRKNEQKLMQMVESLILGNPVRVLTEDREATSKKRPRKLPSTWELKCFKQFSPKRRDKMKLKKKAQKIVATMVSNNADRRQAVTFVNVEGNSVSSCVQETGASDPSKLIKQEENEPDKGFECEQFGNHFIFGNMDAYDPIAQKEYESSRNFQHDQYGKMTPNCTENSPSAATKPMNIEPFDGFHHEQ, translated from the coding sequence ATGAATATCAAAACTGGGAACTTTGAAGCAAAACATGTTAATGACTCATCAGGCACATTCAAGAATGAATGCTCTGCTCAGCTGGTGGATGTTCATGAAAACTCAGGTTCTTATATAAAATCTACTCAAAATATCGTATCAGAAAAATCTTCTGTAGAAGAATGTTTTGCCACAAAACAAAAGGCAATTTTTTCGTCAGTCAGAGATACTGTCAATACGACTTGCAACCAAAATTATTTcccaattgaaaaaaaggaatttaaaatagAGACCGAAACGTTTTTAGATGATGAGACAAATTTCTCATCACAAACTGGAGGACCAAAAGATTTGTCTTCCTGTACTTCAGAGAATACAGGATATTCTTTTGCCTCAGGAAAACCCCTTATGCaatctgaatctgattttttcgAAATCAACAGGAGTACATTTTGTCCTAAGTCAGGAAACATACACGAATATGGCTGTAAACAATATCTGAACAGTGGCATCCATCAAGATTCATCCCATCAAGAAAGTTCACAAAGGAACCCCTGTTGCAAATCTCTTGTTGCCAAGAAAAagtcaaataaaattaattttactggAATTAGTTCTATTAAAACGATGACGACAGctaaactgaagaaaaattggGCGAACAAAACCAACCCACATCGTAAAGCAACAAAGCCAATTGCTCTGCTGAAAAAGTGGGTTTCACCAGATTGCCGCACTTGTAGACGCTGTGACACCTCTTTTGAGTCAGCAGAGGCCTGTTTACAGCATGTAGAAAAGCATAAGATGgacaaatttttttgtaaagtatGCCCGCTCTCATTCTTAGAAGAAGATCCATACAAAAAACATCTAAAAACACATGCTTGTACTCAGTTTACTTGTCAGCAATGTCATGCGATGTTCTGGTCTCGAAGAGGACTTACTGCCCACTCATCAAAAAATTGTGCATCCTTTAAGTGCTCACTCTGTCAAAGTCATTTCATCCTAAGAAATTCTTTCGAAGCCCACCTGATAGACGCGCATTTCGGAAAGCCCATTGAGAATGAACTGCCTTGTCCACGCTGCAATCGCTGTTTTATTGATCCAGTTCTGCTCCATGACCACTTGATAGGACAACACTGTGTCATTCATAGATGTCATCTGTGTCCATCAGAATTCGTTGATATTATTCTTATTTGGCATCACAGAGATGTTATGCACCGAGGTAGTAAAGTTTTTCATTGCCCATACTGTTTTgatgttttctatgaaaaagAGTTGTGGATGGCACATGTTCCACTTCACAATGATATGTATGTCTGCACTGAGTGCTCAGCTAATtttgacacggaaaaaaaattgactcaacaCAAAAGAGAAGAGTGTTTGTTCAGACTCCGTCTTTGTCTTTATTGTGATGCTAAATTTAAAACTGAAACGGAGTTGCTGGATCACATCAGTCAACTCCATAACACTATCTCAGACAGAAATGGTGACTTTTTTCGAAGGTTACATTTCAGAGACAATTATCCTGTTCATGGAAAGACTAATGCTTTGCTAGATGTTGAGCAATGTGTTCTCAAAGATAAGAATACTGACAATCATGAACAGAATCTAAAGCCGTCTTCAAACAATGAGCCAACTCCATTAATCCAATGGGCGATGCATGAACGACAGGTgcggttgaaaaaaaataaacgaaaaaacgAACAGAAATTAATGCAAATGGTCGAATCTTTAATACTTGGAAATCCTGTCAGAGTATTAACTGAGGACCGAGAGGCTACTTCGAAGAAACGTCCTCGAAAACTTCCGTCAACGTGGGAACTTAAATGCTTTAAGCAATTTAGTCCGAAACGCCGTGATAAGATGAAGCTTAAAAAGAAGGCACAAAAAATTGTTGCAACAATGGTTTCAAATAATGCTGACAGGAGACAAGCTGTCACTTTTGTGAATGTAGAAGGAAACAGTGTCAGTTCATGTGTCCAGGAAACTGGAGCATCAGACCCGAGCAAACTCATTAAGcaagaagaaaatgaaccaGACAAAGGCTTCGAGTGTGAGCAGTT